From the genome of Desulfobaculum xiamenense, one region includes:
- a CDS encoding antitoxin VbhA family protein, translating into MTWRLRNAMASLEIEGLALTDEERAVFEECIREECSDTQLADRLRERFPNYDNALLA; encoded by the coding sequence ATGACGTGGCGCTTGCGCAATGCCATGGCCTCGCTGGAAATCGAAGGCCTTGCCCTGACCGACGAGGAGCGCGCCGTCTTCGAGGAGTGCATCCGCGAGGAGTGCTCCGACACGCAACTGGCGGACAGACTGAGGGAGCGTTTCCCGAACTATGATAACGCGCTACTCGCTTGA
- a CDS encoding Fic/DOC family protein: MITRYSLDDAYTYADSPVLKNKANHTTQEALDKFERLSTALRQIQDLPEGGFDYPHLKALHRHLFQDVYDWAGEERNIPISKGSTPFANPRCIHGCVTALLAQLARENHLQGLAPEDFAKRAAHYMLELNMLHPFREGNGRTCRSFLSLLAQNAGFDIDMTQLRAGWLDACIEGVNGSEEPMQDVIVRALVVLEG, from the coding sequence ATGATAACGCGCTACTCGCTTGACGACGCCTACACCTACGCCGACTCCCCGGTCCTGAAAAACAAGGCCAATCACACGACGCAAGAGGCGCTCGACAAGTTCGAGCGCCTTTCCACTGCCCTGCGCCAGATACAGGACCTGCCCGAAGGCGGCTTCGACTATCCCCACCTCAAGGCGCTGCACCGCCACCTGTTTCAGGACGTGTACGACTGGGCGGGCGAGGAACGCAACATCCCCATCAGCAAAGGCTCGACGCCCTTCGCCAATCCCCGCTGCATCCACGGCTGCGTCACGGCCCTGCTGGCACAACTGGCCCGCGAGAACCACCTGCAAGGCCTCGCCCCCGAGGACTTCGCCAAACGCGCCGCCCACTACATGCTGGAGCTGAACATGCTCCACCCCTTCCGCGAGGGCAACGGGCGCACCTGCCGCTCTTTCCTCTCCCTGCTGGCGCAGAACGCCGGATTCGACATCGACATGACGCAGCTTCGCGCCGGCTGGCTGGACGCCTGCATCGAGGGCGTGAACGGCTCCGAGGAGCCGATGCAGGACGTCATCGTCCGCGCGCTGGTGGTGCTGGAGGGGTAG
- a CDS encoding XRE family transcriptional regulator: MDWSEQFEFIKDKISGHLAENGTAYSLNRAATYLGVGVGKVRAWAGGQRPSADDLEIIGRRLGLSARWLLYREGEAQARPEDVLADGGQPAAPQPDALVQRMETLDRLLRAANAPDEVICAALTKLVASADADAAPHPDLAQSAND; encoded by the coding sequence ATGGATTGGTCCGAACAGTTTGAATTTATTAAGGATAAAATTTCAGGACATCTTGCGGAAAATGGCACGGCGTATAGCCTGAACCGCGCGGCGACCTACCTCGGCGTCGGGGTGGGCAAGGTCCGCGCGTGGGCGGGCGGCCAGCGTCCCAGCGCGGACGATCTGGAGATCATCGGGCGCAGGCTTGGCCTTTCGGCGCGGTGGCTTCTGTATCGGGAGGGCGAGGCGCAGGCCCGGCCGGAGGACGTGCTCGCGGATGGCGGGCAGCCCGCCGCGCCGCAGCCCGACGCGCTGGTGCAGCGTATGGAGACGCTGGACCGTCTGCTCCGTGCGGCCAACGCGCCGGACGAGGTGATCTGCGCGGCGCTCACGAAGCTGGTCGCCTCGGCGGACGCCGACGCCGCGCCCCACCCCGACCTCGCGCAGTCCGCCAACGACTGA
- a CDS encoding helix-turn-helix domain-containing protein: MINQTAPHGQDQQFRAFLLRRWLREHGYDGRALARRLHVSPSRVSQIILRGACPRRHIETLAAIGVPADLLPLPSPERPGPQKGWLERRLERARREDDHTSEA; this comes from the coding sequence ATGATTAATCAAACCGCACCACACGGTCAAGACCAACAATTCCGGGCATTTCTGCTGCGGCGCTGGCTGCGCGAACACGGCTATGACGGCCGCGCGCTGGCGCGGCGGCTGCACGTCAGCCCTTCGCGGGTGTCGCAGATCATCCTGCGCGGCGCCTGCCCCCGCCGACACATCGAGACCCTCGCCGCCATCGGCGTGCCTGCGGACCTGCTGCCGCTGCCCAGCCCCGAACGGCCCGGTCCGCAAAAGGGCTGGCTGGAGCGACGGCTGGAACGCGCCCGGCGCGAGGACGACCACACGTCCGAGGCCTAG
- a CDS encoding TPR end-of-group domain-containing protein has translation MPTFKTLSVAIALAALLLFPCVQGRATQSPATPHGALHPAPSAPPSAQQDLTARTAELKAELDALEQRLNELPRKLDGSWSTQLEQSGKMVEAILANEGNRLNLMLVILGILGLIATGGGVFTYMRFCALKAQMKNEVEGARQHCSEVKSSSDEAMRIAHVAQKTLVQINAACMRAAKAAQDACSLCDNARNSSQKIDELLAGATDAQKKLDLTPKDKAEAKAIACDESQPLVVRLKARAILSEETQDWANASRLWSLVVQELPLNAPARHRLVYCLGMRLKSQNDPSERPDIVNRMIDQSQFLIELSDAKHVAYSNWGAALAELAKLSTDKNEQAKRLALACEKCEAATTHRPNFAEAFSNWGLALANWAIVSPAEEQAERFALACEKYKAATTHRPDSAEAFFNWGLALTDWAMVSTGKEQAERFALACEKYKTATTHRPNFAEAFSNWGATLSDWAKLSTGTEQTERFKSACEKYAAATTHRPNYATAYFNWGNALMDWAKLSTDKNEQTERFKSACGKFKEATTHRPDFAEAFSNWGTTLADWAKLSTGKEQAERFALACKKYETATRLLSNFAEAFFNWGAALANWATVSPAEKQAERFALACEKYKAATTHRPNCAEAFSNWGNALANWAKLSTIEEERQRLFDEVEQRLAQAEAITPGMGAYNRACVAAMRGQGEDCRRWLERNFELKATPPAERLATDSDLDSVRGEQWFKDLVAKRRRIEGADNENIGEKQS, from the coding sequence ATGCCCACATTCAAGACGCTTTCGGTCGCCATCGCCCTTGCGGCGCTGCTGCTTTTCCCCTGCGTTCAAGGCCGCGCCACCCAAAGCCCGGCGACGCCGCACGGCGCACTCCACCCCGCGCCATCCGCGCCCCCTTCAGCGCAGCAGGACCTCACTGCGCGCACGGCGGAACTCAAGGCCGAACTCGACGCCCTCGAACAACGCCTGAACGAGCTACCGCGCAAGCTCGACGGCAGCTGGAGCACCCAGCTGGAGCAGAGCGGGAAGATGGTGGAGGCTATTCTTGCAAATGAGGGTAACCGCCTCAATCTGATGCTCGTCATACTCGGCATCCTGGGCCTCATTGCCACTGGTGGGGGCGTCTTCACGTATATGCGGTTTTGCGCGCTCAAGGCGCAGATGAAGAACGAAGTGGAAGGTGCCAGGCAGCATTGCAGCGAGGTCAAGTCTTCGAGTGATGAGGCAATGCGCATTGCTCACGTTGCGCAGAAGACGCTTGTCCAGATCAACGCCGCATGCATGCGTGCGGCCAAAGCGGCGCAAGACGCGTGCTCCCTTTGCGACAATGCGCGCAATAGCTCACAGAAAATTGATGAACTGCTTGCCGGTGCCACAGATGCGCAAAAAAAGCTCGACCTCACCCCAAAGGACAAGGCCGAAGCGAAAGCCATCGCCTGTGACGAATCCCAACCGCTTGTCGTTCGTCTCAAGGCGCGGGCCATCCTGTCGGAGGAAACGCAGGACTGGGCAAACGCTAGCCGGTTGTGGAGCCTTGTCGTGCAGGAGTTGCCGCTCAATGCACCGGCCAGACATCGCTTGGTGTATTGCTTGGGCATGCGGTTGAAAAGCCAGAACGATCCTTCTGAACGGCCCGACATTGTGAACAGGATGATTGACCAGAGCCAGTTCTTGATCGAGTTGTCGGATGCGAAGCATGTGGCCTACTCCAACTGGGGTGCCGCCCTTGCGGAGTTGGCCAAGCTCTCCACAGACAAGAATGAGCAGGCCAAGCGCTTGGCCCTTGCCTGCGAGAAATGCGAGGCTGCAACGACGCACCGCCCGAACTTTGCCGAGGCCTTTTCCAACTGGGGCCTTGCCCTCGCGAACTGGGCCATAGTCTCCCCGGCCGAAGAACAGGCCGAACGCTTCGCCTTGGCCTGTGAGAAATACAAGGCCGCGACGACGCACCGCCCGGACTCTGCCGAGGCCTTTTTCAACTGGGGCCTTGCCCTCACGGACTGGGCCATGGTCTCCACGGGCAAGGAACAGGCCGAACGCTTCGCTCTGGCCTGTGAGAAATACAAGACCGCAACGACGCACCGTCCGAACTTTGCCGAGGCCTTTTCCAACTGGGGTGCTACCCTCTCGGACTGGGCCAAGCTCTCCACGGGCACGGAACAGACCGAACGCTTCAAGTCGGCCTGTGAGAAATACGCGGCTGCGACGACGCACCGTCCGAACTATGCCACGGCCTATTTCAACTGGGGCAACGCCCTCATGGACTGGGCCAAGCTCTCCACAGACAAGAATGAGCAGACCGAACGCTTCAAGTCGGCCTGTGGAAAATTCAAGGAGGCAACGACGCACCGCCCGGACTTTGCCGAGGCCTTTTCCAACTGGGGTACTACCCTCGCGGACTGGGCCAAGCTCTCCACGGGCAAGGAGCAGGCCGAACGCTTCGCTCTGGCCTGTAAGAAATACGAGACCGCAACGCGCCTCCTGTCCAACTTCGCCGAGGCCTTTTTCAACTGGGGTGCCGCCCTCGCGAACTGGGCCACAGTCTCCCCGGCCGAAAAACAGGCCGAACGCTTCGCCTTGGCCTGTGAGAAATACAAGGCCGCGACGACGCACCGCCCGAACTGTGCCGAGGCCTTTTCCAACTGGGGCAACGCCCTCGCGAACTGGGCCAAGCTCTCCACGATCGAGGAGGAGCGCCAGCGCCTGTTTGACGAAGTAGAGCAGAGGCTTGCGCAGGCCGAAGCCATTACCCCCGGCATGGGTGCCTACAATCGGGCCTGCGTGGCCGCCATGCGTGGGCAGGGCGAGGACTGCCGCCGCTGGCTCGAACGCAACTTCGAGCTGAAGGCCACTCCCCCAGCCGAGCGCCTCGCCACGGATTCCGACCTCGACTCCGTGCGCGGCGAGCAGTGGTTCAAGGACCTCGTGGCAAAGCGCCGCCGCATCGAGGGCGCAGATAACGAAAACATTGGAGAAAAGCAGTCGTGA
- a CDS encoding phage BR0599 family protein, with protein MIELYRFVCGASRWLYTSADAPVTHDGETYLPAPLERGDIRRTADATQAQIEIEAAHSLPLARQFVAAPPPGRILAEVLRGEGETYAVVWTGVVGGVQFDGLTCRIACATHADGLEGGGAARRLTRGCSHALYGAGCGVSRAGWKLSAVVAAVEGAVLRAPEFATRPDGWLTGGELAAGDQRRMIVAHAGEAVTLTGGIPGLKPGAGVSACAGCDHTLATCRDKFHNTVKFGGFPWLPQTNPFTGSVV; from the coding sequence ATGATCGAGCTGTACAGATTCGTCTGCGGCGCGAGCCGCTGGCTCTACACCAGCGCGGACGCGCCGGTGACGCACGACGGGGAAACCTACCTGCCCGCGCCGCTGGAACGCGGCGACATCCGCCGCACCGCCGACGCCACGCAGGCGCAGATCGAGATCGAGGCGGCGCACTCGCTGCCGCTGGCCCGGCAGTTCGTGGCCGCACCGCCGCCCGGACGCATCCTCGCCGAGGTGCTGCGCGGCGAGGGCGAGACCTACGCGGTGGTCTGGACCGGCGTGGTGGGCGGCGTGCAGTTCGACGGGCTGACCTGTCGCATCGCCTGCGCCACCCACGCCGACGGACTGGAGGGCGGCGGCGCGGCGCGGAGGCTGACGCGCGGCTGCTCCCACGCGCTGTACGGTGCGGGGTGCGGCGTCTCACGCGCGGGGTGGAAGCTCTCCGCCGTGGTCGCGGCGGTGGAGGGCGCGGTGCTGCGCGCCCCGGAATTCGCCACGCGGCCGGACGGCTGGCTCACCGGCGGCGAACTGGCGGCCGGGGACCAGCGCCGCATGATCGTGGCCCACGCGGGCGAGGCCGTGACCCTGACCGGCGGCATTCCCGGACTCAAGCCCGGCGCTGGCGTCAGCGCCTGCGCCGGGTGCGACCACACGCTGGCCACCTGCCGGGACAAATTCCACAACACAGTGAAATTCGGCGGCTTTCCGTGGCTGCCGCAGACCAACCCCTTCACGGGGTCCGTCGTCTAG
- a CDS encoding phage tail protein, giving the protein MGGGGKGGGGSTTYTAGYWYGLGMHMVLCHGVIDAVTRIIVGERVAWQGRSGAGRVHIDAPDLLGGEEREGGVVGDVDVATGTADQPPNDYLQAWCGTVPADCVGKPPAEVPEAVRALARAWGASDSQPLPATLGPVPAFRGVAALILRAPWLSAMSSYIKPWWVEVERIPRGWYAARAAIGQHGDANPAHIIRECLTDRVWGRGFWPEQIDDASFTAAADALTAEGFGLSCLWDGNGSVAGFVDEVLRHIDATLREDASGRQQLVLVRDDYDPDTLPEYGPETIESVTDFSRPAWGGVPTRATLSYTERELGKTATVTAHDIAAEAMQGRGEPMDLSFPFITDPELAARVASRELRQAVSMLAQATVTGGEALATLRQGDVFALRWPLLGVERMVVRVVESTHGRLRSGEVRLRVVQDVFAATSAVYGAQVSGWADPVSPPQAAPERLLVELPYYEIVRRVASEQWLAVLAKAEELDPEAGYLLALARRPTGDATGYAIEARAAGMEFEAAGHGTFAETDSLTEAVGVVDAVLPLAGALDADALDLPCLAYLDGEIVELLELTAEGARVHRGVIDTVPQPHEPGARLWVPVADGGDGVVSREWTAGEEIEARCLPLTGHGRLDAASAPVDALAMNARAARPLPPGRLRICDQAHPATITGELTVSWAHRDRMQQTATPVPQDAGDIGPEPGTRYVLEIHGDGGALRRRVEGEAWALPVVNGNAEAGNLSGWSVDAGAVEVRSANPAPAEGDACFALAAGAAMHQDVELAGAGVRLAAVDAGLAEVGVAWRQAADDGASAGTVAVAALAADGSELAQLAAAAVSVPAGTWQPRTLTLALPAGTRRVRVCVRCDSGAGASAFDGVQAQAAASAMLGNRYTYAEAVERADSGGTLNAELHVTLWSERDGYDSWQRQQWTGRREGGTT; this is encoded by the coding sequence ATGGGCGGCGGCGGAAAAGGCGGCGGTGGCTCCACCACCTACACCGCAGGGTACTGGTACGGCCTTGGCATGCACATGGTGCTGTGCCACGGCGTCATCGACGCGGTGACGCGCATCATCGTGGGCGAGCGCGTGGCGTGGCAGGGGCGCAGCGGTGCCGGGCGCGTCCATATCGACGCCCCGGACCTGCTGGGCGGCGAGGAGCGCGAAGGCGGCGTGGTGGGAGACGTGGACGTGGCGACCGGCACGGCGGACCAGCCGCCAAACGACTATTTGCAGGCGTGGTGCGGGACCGTGCCCGCCGACTGCGTGGGCAAGCCCCCTGCCGAAGTTCCGGAGGCGGTGCGCGCGCTGGCGCGGGCGTGGGGCGCAAGCGACAGCCAGCCCCTGCCCGCGACCCTCGGCCCGGTGCCCGCCTTTCGCGGCGTGGCTGCGCTCATTCTGCGCGCGCCGTGGCTTTCCGCCATGTCGAGCTACATCAAGCCGTGGTGGGTGGAGGTGGAGCGCATCCCGCGCGGGTGGTATGCCGCCCGCGCCGCCATCGGCCAGCACGGCGACGCCAACCCCGCCCACATCATCCGCGAGTGCCTGACCGACCGCGTGTGGGGCCGGGGCTTCTGGCCGGAGCAGATCGACGACGCGAGCTTCACGGCCGCCGCCGACGCACTGACCGCCGAGGGCTTCGGCCTGTCCTGCCTGTGGGACGGGAACGGCTCGGTGGCCGGATTCGTGGACGAGGTGCTGCGCCACATCGACGCCACCCTGCGCGAGGACGCGTCCGGACGCCAGCAGTTGGTGCTCGTGCGCGACGACTACGACCCCGACACCCTGCCCGAGTACGGGCCGGAAACCATCGAGAGCGTGACCGACTTCTCGCGCCCGGCGTGGGGCGGCGTGCCCACGCGGGCCACGCTGTCCTACACGGAGCGCGAACTGGGCAAGACCGCCACGGTGACCGCCCACGACATCGCGGCCGAGGCCATGCAGGGGCGCGGCGAACCCATGGACCTGTCCTTCCCCTTCATCACGGACCCGGAACTGGCCGCGCGCGTGGCATCGCGCGAGCTACGGCAGGCCGTGTCCATGCTGGCTCAGGCCACCGTCACCGGCGGCGAGGCGCTGGCCACCCTGCGCCAGGGCGACGTGTTCGCGCTGCGCTGGCCGCTGCTTGGCGTCGAGCGCATGGTGGTGCGCGTGGTGGAGAGCACCCATGGCCGCCTGCGTTCGGGCGAGGTGCGCCTGCGCGTGGTGCAGGACGTGTTCGCGGCCACCAGCGCCGTCTACGGCGCGCAGGTCTCGGGCTGGGCGGACCCCGTGTCCCCGCCGCAGGCCGCGCCGGAGCGGTTGCTGGTGGAACTGCCCTACTACGAGATCGTGCGCCGCGTGGCCAGCGAGCAGTGGCTGGCCGTGCTGGCCAAGGCCGAGGAACTGGACCCCGAGGCGGGCTATCTGCTGGCGCTGGCCAGACGCCCCACCGGCGACGCCACGGGCTACGCCATCGAGGCACGGGCGGCGGGCATGGAATTCGAGGCTGCCGGGCATGGCACCTTCGCGGAGACGGACAGCCTGACCGAGGCCGTGGGCGTTGTGGACGCCGTGCTGCCGCTGGCCGGGGCGCTGGACGCCGACGCGCTGGACCTGCCGTGCCTCGCCTATCTGGACGGCGAGATCGTGGAGCTGCTGGAGCTGACGGCCGAGGGCGCACGGGTGCACCGGGGCGTCATCGACACCGTGCCGCAGCCGCACGAGCCGGGGGCGCGCCTGTGGGTGCCCGTGGCCGACGGCGGGGACGGCGTGGTCAGCCGCGAGTGGACCGCCGGGGAGGAAATCGAGGCGCGGTGCCTGCCGCTGACCGGGCACGGACGCCTCGACGCGGCCAGCGCCCCGGTGGACGCACTGGCCATGAACGCCCGCGCGGCGCGGCCCCTGCCGCCGGGACGCCTGCGCATCTGCGATCAGGCGCATCCCGCGACCATCACCGGCGAACTGACCGTGAGCTGGGCGCACCGCGACCGCATGCAGCAGACCGCCACGCCCGTGCCGCAGGACGCCGGGGACATCGGACCCGAGCCGGGCACGCGCTACGTGCTGGAGATACACGGCGACGGCGGCGCGCTGCGCAGGCGCGTGGAGGGCGAGGCCTGGGCGCTGCCCGTGGTCAACGGCAACGCCGAGGCCGGGAACCTGTCCGGCTGGAGCGTGGACGCGGGAGCGGTGGAGGTGCGCAGCGCGAACCCTGCGCCAGCCGAGGGCGACGCGTGCTTCGCGCTGGCGGCCGGGGCGGCGATGCATCAGGACGTGGAACTGGCCGGGGCCGGGGTGCGCCTCGCCGCCGTGGACGCCGGGCTGGCGGAGGTCGGCGTGGCGTGGCGGCAGGCGGCGGACGACGGCGCGAGCGCCGGGACCGTGGCCGTGGCCGCCCTCGCCGCCGACGGGTCCGAACTGGCGCAGTTGGCCGCTGCGGCGGTGTCCGTCCCCGCCGGGACGTGGCAACCGCGCACGCTGACCCTCGCCCTGCCCGCCGGGACGCGGCGCGTGCGCGTGTGCGTGCGCTGCGACAGCGGCGCGGGCGCGAGCGCATTCGACGGCGTGCAGGCACAGGCCGCCGCCAGCGCCATGCTGGGCAACCGCTACACCTACGCCGAGGCCGTCGAGCGCGCCGACTCCGGCGGGACGCTCAACGCCGAACTGCACGTGACCCTGTGGAGCGAGCGCGACGGCTACGACAGTTGGCAGCGGCAGCAGTGGACGGGACGCCGCGAAGGGGGGACGACGTGA
- a CDS encoding tetratricopeptide repeat protein: protein MANRIARLEEQLGTLRDRLSHTQDYSDDDVIRWAQSTTNHAESLISNVSLVVSIGGVLAALLAVAFFCGFKEQSKTQLDAAKNEWNAAMTGINTQFGQMRRDFEKLSSTAREEQEALRRSSEKDVKRIEGLLKEAKQNADIIGELARNTSPENIVWNDVRREEVDAVAADESAPFIKRLTAKALQAESCKDWAAALVRWETLAAETPDDPNAHFRLAYCAQEMVKAEPTHAAQWLAKAATHYERVTDIDEQCAPAFNNWGLALADWATLSTGKEQAERFKSACEKYETATRLRSDCAEAFNNWGAALTELAKLSTGKEQAERFKSACEKYEAATTHRPDYAEAFYNWGNALANWAELSTGKEQAERFALACEKCEAATRLRSDFADAFSNWGNALMEWARLSTGKEQTERFKSACEKYEAATTHRPNCAEAFSNWGATLAEWAKLSTGKEQTERFKSACEKYEAATTLRPNCAEAFSNWGNALMEWAKLSTGKEQAESFKSACEKYEAATTHRPDYAEAFFNWGATLAEWAKLSPAEKQAEYFALACEKYETATRLRPDYAEAYFNWGNALMTWATVSPAEEQAERLALACEKNETATTHRPNYAEAFCNWGDALSDWAKLSPAEKQAERFALACEKYETATTHRPDLAEAFNNWGAALADWAMVSPAEEQAERFALACEKYKTATTHRPDYAKAFSNWGNALMTWATVSPAEEQAERFALACEKCEAATTHRPNYAEAFSNWGAALTEWAKLSTGKEQAERFKSACEKYEAATTHRPDYADAFFNWGAALANWAKLSTGKEQAERFALACEQYEAATTHRPNDAEAFNNWGLALADWATVSPAEKKTERLALACEKYEAATTHRPNYADAFFNWGAALAEWAKLSTGKDQTERFKSACEKDETATRLRPDDAKAFNNWGLALANWATVSTDKNEQAERFALACEKYEAATTHRPDCAEAFSNWGNTLMCWAMVSPAGKERQRLFDEAEQRLAQAEAITPGMGAYNLACVAALRGHGEDCRRWLERNFDLNATPTAEHLATNSVFNSVRGEQWFKDLVAKRRRIEAGHGETVSFPDTPDAN from the coding sequence ATGGCCAACCGGATTGCGCGGCTGGAGGAGCAACTGGGCACCCTGCGGGACAGGCTCAGCCACACGCAGGACTATTCCGACGACGACGTCATCCGCTGGGCGCAGTCCACCACGAATCACGCGGAATCGCTGATTTCGAACGTAAGCCTTGTCGTGAGCATCGGCGGTGTTCTGGCGGCTCTGCTTGCTGTCGCATTCTTTTGCGGGTTCAAGGAGCAGTCCAAAACACAACTGGATGCCGCCAAAAACGAATGGAATGCCGCCATGACCGGCATCAACACACAGTTTGGCCAGATGCGTCGTGACTTCGAGAAACTAAGCAGTACGGCGCGAGAGGAGCAGGAGGCCCTGCGTAGGAGTAGCGAGAAGGACGTCAAGCGCATTGAGGGATTGCTGAAGGAGGCGAAACAGAATGCGGACATCATAGGCGAACTCGCCCGCAACACCTCACCCGAAAACATCGTGTGGAACGACGTGCGCAGGGAAGAGGTGGACGCCGTCGCCGCAGACGAATCTGCGCCCTTCATCAAACGCCTCACAGCCAAGGCTCTGCAGGCCGAATCCTGCAAGGACTGGGCCGCCGCCCTCGTCCGCTGGGAGACCCTTGCCGCCGAAACCCCGGACGACCCCAACGCCCACTTCCGTCTTGCCTACTGCGCCCAGGAGATGGTCAAGGCAGAGCCGACACACGCCGCGCAGTGGCTCGCCAAGGCCGCCACGCATTACGAGCGCGTCACGGATATCGACGAACAATGCGCCCCGGCTTTCAACAACTGGGGCCTCGCCCTCGCGGACTGGGCCACGCTCTCCACGGGCAAGGAGCAGGCCGAACGCTTCAAGTCGGCCTGTGAGAAATACGAGACCGCAACGCGCCTCCGGTCCGACTGTGCCGAGGCCTTTAACAACTGGGGTGCTGCCCTCACGGAGTTGGCCAAGCTCTCCACGGGCAAGGAGCAGGCCGAACGCTTCAAGTCGGCCTGTGAGAAATACGAGGCCGCGACGACGCATCGCCCGGACTATGCCGAGGCCTTTTACAACTGGGGCAACGCCCTCGCGAACTGGGCCGAGCTCTCCACGGGCAAGGAGCAGGCCGAACGCTTTGCCTTGGCCTGCGAGAAATGCGAGGCTGCAACGCGCCTCCGGTCCGACTTTGCCGATGCCTTTTCAAACTGGGGCAACGCCCTCATGGAGTGGGCCAGGCTCTCCACGGGCAAGGAGCAGACCGAACGCTTCAAGTCGGCCTGTGAGAAATACGAGGCCGCGACGACACACCGCCCGAACTGTGCCGAGGCCTTTTCCAACTGGGGTGCTACCCTCGCGGAGTGGGCCAAGCTCTCCACGGGCAAGGAGCAGACCGAACGCTTCAAGTCGGCCTGTGAGAAATACGAGGCCGCGACGACACTCCGCCCGAACTGTGCCGAGGCCTTTTCAAACTGGGGCAACGCCCTCATGGAGTGGGCCAAGCTCTCCACGGGCAAGGAGCAGGCCGAAAGCTTCAAGTCGGCCTGTGAGAAATACGAGGCCGCGACGACGCATCGCCCGGACTATGCCGAGGCCTTTTTCAACTGGGGCGCTACCCTCGCGGAGTGGGCCAAGCTCTCCCCGGCCGAAAAACAGGCCGAATACTTCGCCCTGGCCTGCGAGAAATACGAGACCGCGACGCGCCTCCGGCCCGACTATGCCGAGGCCTATTTCAACTGGGGCAACGCCCTCATGACCTGGGCCACGGTCTCCCCGGCCGAAGAACAGGCCGAACGCTTGGCCTTGGCCTGTGAGAAAAACGAGACCGCGACGACGCACCGCCCGAACTATGCCGAGGCCTTTTGCAACTGGGGCGACGCCCTCTCGGACTGGGCCAAGCTCTCCCCGGCCGAAAAACAGGCCGAACGCTTCGCCTTGGCCTGTGAGAAATACGAGACCGCAACGACGCATCGCCCCGACTTAGCCGAGGCCTTCAACAACTGGGGCGCCGCCCTCGCGGACTGGGCCATGGTCTCCCCGGCCGAAGAACAGGCCGAACGCTTCGCCTTGGCCTGTGAGAAATACAAGACCGCAACGACGCACCGCCCGGACTATGCCAAGGCCTTTTCCAACTGGGGCAACGCCCTCATGACCTGGGCCACGGTCTCCCCGGCCGAAGAACAGGCCGAACGCTTTGCCTTGGCCTGCGAGAAATGCGAGGCTGCTACGACGCACCGCCCGAACTATGCCGAGGCCTTTTCCAACTGGGGCGCGGCCCTCACGGAGTGGGCCAAGCTCTCCACGGGCAAGGAGCAGGCCGAACGCTTCAAGTCGGCCTGTGAGAAATACGAGGCCGCAACGACGCACCGCCCGGACTATGCCGATGCTTTTTTCAACTGGGGTGCTGCCCTCGCGAACTGGGCCAAGCTCTCCACGGGCAAGGAGCAGGCCGAACGCTTCGCCTTGGCCTGTGAGCAATACGAGGCCGCGACAACGCACCGCCCGAACGATGCCGAGGCCTTCAACAACTGGGGCCTCGCCCTCGCGGACTGGGCCACAGTCTCCCCGGCCGAAAAAAAGACCGAACGCTTGGCCTTGGCCTGTGAGAAATACGAGGCCGCAACAACGCACCGCCCGAACTATGCCGATGCCTTTTTCAACTGGGGTGCCGCCCTCGCGGAGTGGGCCAAGCTCTCCACGGGCAAGGACCAGACCGAACGCTTCAAGTCGGCTTGTGAGAAAGACGAGACTGCAACGCGCCTCCGGCCCGACGATGCCAAGGCCTTCAACAACTGGGGCCTTGCCCTCGCGAACTGGGCCACAGTCTCCACAGACAAGAATGAGCAGGCCGAACGCTTCGCCTTGGCCTGTGAGAAATACGAGGCCGCGACGACGCACCGCCCGGACTGTGCCGAGGCCTTTTCCAACTGGGGCAACACCCTCATGTGCTGGGCCATGGTCTCCCCCGCCGGGAAGGAGCGCCAGCGCCTGTTTGACGAAGCAGAGCAGAGGCTTGCGCAGGCCGAAGCCATTACCCCCGGCATGGGCGCCTACAATCTGGCCTGCGTGGCCGCCCTGCGTGGGCACGGCGAGGACTGCCGCCGCTGGCTTGAACGCAACTTCGATCTGAACGCCACGCCCACAGCCGAGCACCTCGCCACGAATTCCGTGTTCAATTCCGTGCGCGGCGAGCAGTGGTTCAAGGACCTCGTGGCAAAGCGCCGCCGCATCGAGGCCGGCCACGGCGAAACCGTCTCCTTTCCGGACACGCCCGATGCCAACTGA